In Gemmatimonadota bacterium, the sequence TATTTCTCGCATCACTGCCCAACTGGCTATTCGATACTTTGTTATATCTTGTTCCTATTCGACGATAATTGCGCGAACAAAGCATACCCTTTCAAAAAACCATTATCGGAAACCTTTTTATTGTATGACGCTTCGAACAAATTTCTTTGATCCTGCAAAACCCCAACTGTTGGTCCTGATATGTTTGGGGCAGGTATTGTTAATTGCATTGCCGTTTTTGGTAAATGACGCGCTTGCAGCGATTCTCGTTCTGAGCTTGTTGTCGGCAATCGCGCTTCTTGGCTCTCTCACGCTGTCAGTGCTCTATTTGTGTTTCACAGCGGCAGTTGTACCTTCCTGGCTTTATGAAGACTATCTGCTCTTACCTATGGGCTTTAAATTCTATGAAGGTCTTCTCGTCGTGGTAATGGGCATTGCCTATCTCAACTATTTGTTGGAAGGCCGATGGAGTTGGCGACGGCATACGTTTTTGGATCGACCAATGTGCGTATTGCTGGGGCTGGTCTTACTTTCTTGCTTGTTGGGGTTGATCTACGGACAATCGGTCTCGCAAATGTTGCGCGACGTGCGCTATCCATTGTACTACACGTTGTTCTTTGTGGTAACATGGTTTTTTGATGTGCGGCGATTCTCCACATTCCTGCATTTATTTTTGCTCATCGCCGCAATTGTCGGCATCGAGTATTTGTTTGAATTTCTTTTGCAGGTCGATACGGACATTGCGGGTGGTTTTGTTCGGATCGCACGACTCGAAGGCATTGTGTTGCCGATGGGTATGCTCATTATCGCCGCCATTTTGTTATTTGAAACGCGGGCGTACAGGCGCGCATGGGCGTGGGGCGCGATATTGCCCATTGGGTTGGCCCTGGTTTTGACAATGGGACGGGGCATGTGGATTTCGCTATTCGTCGGGCTGAGCATTCTGGCCGCGTTGACTGTGCTGGATAAGCAAGCCACACCACGACGCATGTCGCGTCTCATTATCGTGGCACTGGTCCCCCTATTGCTACTGGCGATGGGTTATGTTTTTCAGCAACAAACCCGCGCTGCCGTTAGCGACATAGCACTGGACCGCGTGACGCGCAGCGTCGAAGCTGTAAGTGGGCGGTTGATATCTTATGGCAACGCACTGGAGAAAATTCGCCAACGGCCTCTGCTCGGCGGCGGGCACGGCGAAACCGTGACGTCTTTGGTGACATTTCCACCACCGCCACAGATATTGACAGTAGGCGCAGTTGACAATGTTTATTTGACGATTGGTATCCGGATGGGACTGGTTGGCATCGCGGCGTTTTTGTGGGTCTTTGGCTTTGCTCTGTGGCGTTCATATCGATTATTCCAACAAAGTTCTGATACCCGCGTGCGTCTGTTCTGCGCGGCATTTATCGCCATTTATGCAGCACTCCTCGTCTATGGCATGGCAGATGCAACCCTCTTTGCCAACCGGTTGATCTTTATCCATGCGACATTTTTGGGACTTATTGCACGGCTGGTAGCAGAGGAAAAAAATAATGCCTGAATGTGTAACAGCAATAGTGGTCAACTGGAATGCCGGAGAAAATCTGGCGCAATGCATTGCCGCATTACTCGATCAGCGTGGAACAGATCTCGATGTGGTCGTGGTCGATAACGCATCGTCGGACAACAGCCTGGAGGCACTGGAAACTTATGGCGACCGCGTGCGCGTGATTCAAACCGGCGCAAATCTGGGCTTTGGGAGCGCAGTGAACCGCGGTGTGGATGTCTCGCACAGCGCGATTGTCATAGCCATGAATCCCGATGTCGTGTTGCAACCAGATGCAGTGAACACGATGGTTGAATTTTTGAACACACACGCCAATGTGGGCATGGTGGGGCCGAAACTTAAAGACGCGGATGGACAGGTGCTCGCCTCGTGCGGTGAGGCACCGAGGCTCAGAGATGAAATCTGTCGTAAATTCCTATTGCATCTACTATTTCCATTGCTTAAATTTCGGCGGCGAAGGCCCTCCAAACCCGAATCCGTCGCCTGGGTGACCGGGGCGTGTTTCGCAGTTCGCCGCTGCGTTCTGGACGCTGTAAACGGGCTGGACGAGGCCATTTTTATGTATTACGAAGATGTAGATCTCGGCCTGTGCATCAACCGAGCGGGCTGGCAGGTCATGTATTTGCCCCACGCCGAAGGCATACACATCGGAGGCGAAAGTTCCAAACAGGCATTGACGCGGATGCTCGTGGTCAGCGAAGCGTCTTATGCCTATTTTATTGCCAAACACCTGGGACAATGGGCCGCGCGCTTACTCAGGCTCCTGCGTCCTATAGAAATGACGTTGCGAACATTGCTCTGGGGAAGTGTGTTTTTACTCGCCCACAGCCGTCGCACAGAGGCGCGAGCGCGTTTGCGAGCTTACTGGTTTATCTTAACTCACGGTGCTGTGGAGGAAGGTCCATGATTCCCATTTTTCGCCCCTGGTTTGACAATGCAGAAGTCGAAGCGGTACGCGAGGTATTGATGTCCGGTTGGGTCGGTCCCGGGGAAAAGGTCGAAGAACTCGAAGCGCGATTTGCCCATTATGTGGGGGCACAACACGCAGTATCTGTCAACTCGTGCTCTGCAGCCCTCCTTCTGGCTTTGAAGATACTGGACGTAGAGGGAGGCGAAGTCATTACCACGCCCTTGACCTTTGTATCGACCAATCACGCAATTTTGCAAAACGGAGCCACGCCAGTATTTTGCGACATAGATCCCGAAACACTCAACATCGATCCAAAAGCAATTGCCGCCAAAATCACGTCGCGCACTCGAGCGATTATGGTCGTGCATTTTGCCGGGCACCCTTGCGACATGGATGAGATTCTATCCATTGCAAACCAGTACGGGATTCCAGTTGTAGAAGACGCCGCACACGCCAGCGGCGCGCGTTACAAGGGTCGAATGATTGGCGGGGTAGGCACAGTGACGTGTTTTAGTTTTGATGCGCGCAAAAATTTGTCAACATGCGATGGGGGGATGTTGACCACCAATAATTCAGACCTCGCCGAGCGCGCGCGAAAATTGCGCTGGATGGGCATCTCGCGCGGAACTTATGATCGGTTTCGAAAAAATGGCGCAGAGCGTCGATGGGAATACGAAGTGGGCGAACTCGGCTATAAATGCTATATGAACGATCTCAACGCGGCAATTGGGCTGGTGCAATTGGGCAAATTGGAGTCAGCCAATGCACAACGCCGGGAGATTTTTTTGCAGTACGGACGTGCATTTGCCGCCCTCGACTGGATGCAAACACCTGTAGAAAAACCCCAGGTTCGCAGCGCAATGCACGCTTATGTGGCGCGAATATCCCAGCGCGATGAATTGATAGATCATCTGGGGCAACACAACATCGATGCGGGCGTACACTACAAACCCTGTCATTTATTTGAAGTGTACAAACCCTATCGCACGGACTTGCCCGTCACTGATGCCGTGTGGCGCGATCTGGTCACCTTGCCCCTATTCCCAAGCATGACCGAAAGCGAAATAGGACAAGTCATCGCAGCCGTGTGCGACTTCCAACCCTAAGGTACGTTTTGACGCCCGTTATTTTATTCGGCATTACCGCAATTCTATCGGCTTTGTTCACGGCGGCTGCGCGTCTGATGGCACGCCGTTTTAATGCGCCCGACGCGCCCGTTTCAACTCTGGGCGGTACAGCTTTGCTGGCCGCTCTTTTTTGTGGCTTCTATTTTTTACCTCAATCGCTTCCTTTGGGCCTCGTTATTGGCGCTGTGGGAATGGCACTCATCGGCATTTTAGACGACTGGAAGCCTTTTGTACCGCTACACAAATTTGCGCTAACCCTCGCAGTTGCAGGCATCGCTGCCTGGTTCGGCCCGCGTATCCATCTCGTAAATATTATCTGGATAGACGCCACACTGACTGCGCTGTGGATGGTCTGGATGTGCCATGCATTCAATGTTCTGGACATGGAAGACGGTCTTTCCTCGGGTAGTGGCACCATTGCCTCACTGAGTTTGTGGGTGATAAGTGCCGGAGATTGGGCACTTGTAACAGCAGGCGCACTCACGGGGTATTTGCTACACAATTTTCATCCCGCCCGCATCCTCATGGGCGACACCGGAAGCCTGTTAATTGGCTTTTTGCTCAGTAGTATGGCTGTTTCTGTCGCAAATCAAACTGGAGGCCTCACGGGCGTCATCGGACCTTTGATCGCCCTGGGACTGCCCATCTTTGAAGCAGTATTTATCAGTGCGATCCGATTTGCCAAAGGCCGCTCTATTGTCCGACCCAGCCGGGATCACGTTGCACAGCGATTGATAAAATGGAGGCTACCAGTGCGTGCAGCAGTCGCTCTGATGTGGTTGGCAGGTATTGTTTTGGGTGGTCTGGCACTCGTGTTCACTCTGGGGCACTGGATCAGTTTGGCTGGTGTTGCGTGTCTCGCCATTGGTGCGTGGAGGGGATTGTCGCGCGTGGATATGGAAGGCGATGGGTGTGATGGACGCCCGGTTGGCCTATTTGGCAAAAACTGGTTGATTTACCGCACAATGCGCCAGACAATGTACGAAGTAAAGGAGATGGTAAGTGGAAAATTACTGGATGTGGGGTGTGGCAATAAACCCTATGCCGGCATTTTTGAGACGCGCGTGCAACAATACATCGGCCTGGAAAAAGGGCGCGAGCGCTATGAACACGCCGATGTGTGGGGCGATGTACTGGCCCTCCCCCTCCGCGACCAAACCTGCGATACCGTATTGTGCAATCAGGTCTTAGAACATGTGCCACAGCCCCAATTGGCAATTGACGAAATGGCACGCGTATTGCGATCGGGTGGCTATTTAATTCTCACCGCACCCCATATTTGGGGCTTGCACGAAGTCCCCCACGACTATTTCCGCTTTACGCCTTATGGCTTGCACCATCTCGCTGAAAAATCGGGGCTAACAGTTCATACAACGCGCGCGCTCGCGGGATTTTGGGTCACAGTTGGGACGCGATTCTGTTATTATTTGGCGCGTTTTGAACGCGGTCCGCTAATCCCCTTTGCGCGCATTGCATTTTTTGTCATCCAACTCGGCGCACTATTTTTAGACCGCTTGCACCGCGTGGAGAGCGACGCGTGGAATTTTTTGCTCATCGCACAAAAGGATCTATCCCATGAGTGATTTTATCGCGTCTATTAAAGCCAATTTTAATAAGCGGTACCCGGGTATCCACCATGCGATAGTGAAACACTATTTCACATCTATCATCATCCTGATCATCTTCTTTGCATTTATCCTTCGATATTTCCAATTAAACATCGGTTTGCCCTATTTGTATTTCTGGGATGAACCACTCACGGCCAGCAACGCGCTTCAGATGATGAAAACGGAGGATTACAACCCCCATTTTTTTAAGTACGGTTCTCTGATGATTTATTTGAACCTGCTGATCGATCAGTTATACTATATTTATCTCTTACTCACGGGCGATTTGGCAAGCGTGACAAATATACGCATTGAAGCCGATACCGGCTGGCACTGGACGATATCCCATCCGGGTTTTTATTTTTGGAATCGTTTTTTGACCGCCACAATGGGCACCGCAACAGTATTTATCACCTATTTAATCAGCAGGTCGATATGCGGCAGATGGACGGGCATCATATCGGCCTTTTTTTTATCTGTTCTCCCGATCCACATAGTTCATTCGGGTTTTGTAACAATGGATGCGCCAGTCGCCCTGTTTGTCTCCCTTGTCGCCCTATTCTCCATTTTGTTTATCGACCAAAAAAAAATCATCTATTTCATATTGGGTTTAATATGTGTCGGGTTTGCCACAGCGACAAAATACAATTCGGGCCTGGCAATATTGCTCCCCGTTGCATCGCTAATTTGGATGTCTTATCGGGATGAAATCCCGCGCCAAAAATTTTATTGGCTCGCAATCCCATGCCTGCCAGCAGTGACTTTTTTTTTCATAATGCCCTACGCAATTCTCGACTTCCCAAATTTTATTAAGGATGTCTTACACCAGATTAATTACTACAAAACCACGGGACACCCCGGCGCAACAATCAGCCCTGGATGGGATTATTTTGCGTTTCAGATACGAGAATTTTACCACAACATCGGACTGACGGGCACCATCCTGTTCGCAATCGGTCTCGCCGGGATAATTTCTCGCCCTGTATTGCTTCTGATCTTATTATTCCCCGCGAGCTATCTTGTATTTATGAGCGACATGACCGTCAGCTTTCACAGAAATTTTATACAGGTGTACCCATTTATTGCCATCTTTGCAGGTATTGCGTTTTACAATCTGCATTTAGCATTGGCACGTTTTTATCCAAAGCTCAAAAAGCCAATTCCGATTGTATGTCTCGCAGCCGCGCTCGTTTTACTGCCGCGAGCTTATGACGCCTATCAAACGGGCCTGGAACTGCACAACACCAGAGACACCAGAAGCGCGGTCATAGATACGCTCAACGCAATGGAAAATGTGCAGCAAGTCGTCTTTGCCAGAGAACTGCGAGTTCATGAACAAGACCTCAACAGATTAAAATGCGACTATTCGATACAACCCATAGAAATAATGAGCACGGAACAAAATCGAGACCACACACACTATGTCTTGCCCGTCGAAATATCTCAGATTTACACTTATTACCCTGAGGAAATACAGACCAAACAAGCAATCATAGACAAAATCCCCGGCGAGCATATTCTGCAATACATCGACAGCAATTACATCGGACAAAATATTGGCAAAGATTACATCAAACAAAGTGCTGCAACCATGCTCGATGTATTTTCCACAAGCCCCTCGCTGATCATCGCAAATCAGATACCTCAGGAACCATTACACCCCGGCACTATTGCATTTGATACCTGTAAACTATCTCCCACAGGCGCACAAATCAATATCCGCAATACCGCAACACTCCGCGATGGCGCAATCAAAACTCCGTCTTACGCCCTGAAACGCGGGAAATACCTGTTCACATTTCAAGCTCAAAAATCAGTGTCACCAGAACGCTCCCAAAGCTTTGTTTTTGGAGAATACGAAACAAAAATTACCGTAAAACGCCTGAACGCATTCCGCAAACATGCGAGCATCCGGGTCTCAATCTTTGCGGACCAGGCGCTCTTAACACAGCAAATATTCATCCTGACAAAGAACCTCGCTCAAATGGACGCCTTTTTTTCGCTCGAAAAAAACCAGCGCGTTTCAGTTCAAATAGAAAATCTCCATCCTGTGGAAACAACGGTTAAGCAACTGAAAATTTTGGCTTTGTAAAATTTTCAAACTGTTGTAAAAATTCACACCTGTGCCATAGCGCCACATATCCCGCCTTTTATTTAACGCTTATATCCTATTGTAATTAAACAACTTAAGGAAAATTTCTCCAATTGGCACGCTATTTGCATAACACTTTTACCGCACGCAAAAACCTCAACGGAGAAATGTGCGGTGAAATCAATTTACTACACAGTGCTTCTGCTAACCGTCTCGCTACACGGATGCACCACCTATTCTCACTTCTCGGGCGACTTTCGCACGAGCCTGCGCGCGCGCAATTACGAAGACGCCCGTGCAAAAATCAAAAAGTCGAGAAAAAGAGGCAACCAATTGCTCTATCTCCTCGAAAACGGCCTCTTGACTCACTATCAGGGCCACTACGAAACATCCAACCGCTATTTTGCCGAAGCCGAGCGGCTATCTGACCGACTCTACACCCGCTCGGTTTCCCGGGAAGCCGCCGCATTTTTGACCAACGACGCCATACGCAACTACCGCGGCGACAGCTTTGAAATGGTTGCCGTCCACTACTATCGCGCGCTGAACTACTGGTATCTGGGCCTCCCGGAAGATGCCCTTGTCGAATGTCGCAAAGCCAATTTGAAACTCGACCAATACGCCATTCACAATGGACAGACGAGTTACAAAAATGACGCCTTCATTCACTACATCACCGGCCTGTTCTACGAAGCTACCGGTGAACTCAACGACGCCCGCGTCTCCTATCAGCACGCGCAAGACGCCTATTCATACTACGAAAAAAAATTCCACACCGCCCCACCTCAGACCGTCGTGGAAGACCTCAAGCATGTAGATGACATTCTCAACGGTGAGGAAGCCGACCTGCGCTTTGCCTCGCTCAACATCCCGCCCTTTGTCCCGCCTGTGGGCAATGGCGAACTCGTGATCTTTTCTGAAATCGGCTTTATCCCCCGCAAAGTACAGGAGGAAATAGACCTCCCCATTTACGAAGAGGACATCAAACGCAGCAAAGGCGACAAAGTATCTTCCATCGCCGCCGAAATCTCACACCGCCGTCACCGCGTATATCCCATTCGCGATGTCGAATACTGGTTACGCGTTGTCCTTCCCAAATACGAAACTGTTGCCCCGCGCACAAAGCGCATTCTCATCCGTACCGCAAATCGCACCATTCAAACGCAGATCGCCCAGAATTACGCTGCAATTGCAAAAACATCGCTCCAGGATCACTACCCGAGGATTATGATCAGAACAATTGCACGCGGGCTTGTGAAATACATAGCCCACCGAGAGGCCAAAGACGAAAATGAGGTCCTCGGCTTCTTCGTCAACCTGTTCAACATCTCAACCGAAATCGCCGACACCCGCAGTTGGGTATCCTTGCCCCACAATATTCAAATCGGCCGCCTCGAACTGCCACCCGGCATTCACACCATCACACTCGAAGCACTCGATGGCAACGGACGCATTATCGAAACCGAAACATTTACCAACATCGAAATCAAACCCGGCCAACGCACGTTCTTGAATCACAGAGTTTATCAATAATTCACAAGGAGGAACACAATGACACTCTCACACCGTAGCCTTTTGTCGCTCGTTCTTTTCAGCCTATTGGTTTCAACGGCAAACGCGACAAAATCAGACCTGCCACCCACGCGGGGTATTGTCGTCAACCTCGTCGAATGGGACGGTGGGGAATTGCCCGCGGTTTATGAACGCACGGACCAACTCCCCTTCACCCGTGAGGACCTGTTGCAATTGGTACAAAGCGACTTTAAACCCGACCAAATCGCACAGATGATTTCCGAGCGCCGATATGCGGGCGATGCGTCTGCCGAAGGGCTGATCGCGCTCAAACAAGCCGGCCTTGCGCCCGTCGTCATACAGGCCATCTCCAAACACGCGCTCGCGCCCAACCAA encodes:
- a CDS encoding glycosyltransferase family 39 protein; protein product: MSDFIASIKANFNKRYPGIHHAIVKHYFTSIIILIIFFAFILRYFQLNIGLPYLYFWDEPLTASNALQMMKTEDYNPHFFKYGSLMIYLNLLIDQLYYIYLLLTGDLASVTNIRIEADTGWHWTISHPGFYFWNRFLTATMGTATVFITYLISRSICGRWTGIISAFFLSVLPIHIVHSGFVTMDAPVALFVSLVALFSILFIDQKKIIYFILGLICVGFATATKYNSGLAILLPVASLIWMSYRDEIPRQKFYWLAIPCLPAVTFFFIMPYAILDFPNFIKDVLHQINYYKTTGHPGATISPGWDYFAFQIREFYHNIGLTGTILFAIGLAGIISRPVLLLILLFPASYLVFMSDMTVSFHRNFIQVYPFIAIFAGIAFYNLHLALARFYPKLKKPIPIVCLAAALVLLPRAYDAYQTGLELHNTRDTRSAVIDTLNAMENVQQVVFARELRVHEQDLNRLKCDYSIQPIEIMSTEQNRDHTHYVLPVEISQIYTYYPEEIQTKQAIIDKIPGEHILQYIDSNYIGQNIGKDYIKQSAATMLDVFSTSPSLIIANQIPQEPLHPGTIAFDTCKLSPTGAQINIRNTATLRDGAIKTPSYALKRGKYLFTFQAQKSVSPERSQSFVFGEYETKITVKRLNAFRKHASIRVSIFADQALLTQQIFILTKNLAQMDAFFSLEKNQRVSVQIENLHPVETTVKQLKILAL
- a CDS encoding methyltransferase domain-containing protein — protein: MTPVILFGITAILSALFTAAARLMARRFNAPDAPVSTLGGTALLAALFCGFYFLPQSLPLGLVIGAVGMALIGILDDWKPFVPLHKFALTLAVAGIAAWFGPRIHLVNIIWIDATLTALWMVWMCHAFNVLDMEDGLSSGSGTIASLSLWVISAGDWALVTAGALTGYLLHNFHPARILMGDTGSLLIGFLLSSMAVSVANQTGGLTGVIGPLIALGLPIFEAVFISAIRFAKGRSIVRPSRDHVAQRLIKWRLPVRAAVALMWLAGIVLGGLALVFTLGHWISLAGVACLAIGAWRGLSRVDMEGDGCDGRPVGLFGKNWLIYRTMRQTMYEVKEMVSGKLLDVGCGNKPYAGIFETRVQQYIGLEKGRERYEHADVWGDVLALPLRDQTCDTVLCNQVLEHVPQPQLAIDEMARVLRSGGYLILTAPHIWGLHEVPHDYFRFTPYGLHHLAEKSGLTVHTTRALAGFWVTVGTRFCYYLARFERGPLIPFARIAFFVIQLGALFLDRLHRVESDAWNFLLIAQKDLSHE
- a CDS encoding DegT/DnrJ/EryC1/StrS family aminotransferase, encoding MIPIFRPWFDNAEVEAVREVLMSGWVGPGEKVEELEARFAHYVGAQHAVSVNSCSAALLLALKILDVEGGEVITTPLTFVSTNHAILQNGATPVFCDIDPETLNIDPKAIAAKITSRTRAIMVVHFAGHPCDMDEILSIANQYGIPVVEDAAHASGARYKGRMIGGVGTVTCFSFDARKNLSTCDGGMLTTNNSDLAERARKLRWMGISRGTYDRFRKNGAERRWEYEVGELGYKCYMNDLNAAIGLVQLGKLESANAQRREIFLQYGRAFAALDWMQTPVEKPQVRSAMHAYVARISQRDELIDHLGQHNIDAGVHYKPCHLFEVYKPYRTDLPVTDAVWRDLVTLPLFPSMTESEIGQVIAAVCDFQP
- a CDS encoding glycosyltransferase family 2 protein encodes the protein MPECVTAIVVNWNAGENLAQCIAALLDQRGTDLDVVVVDNASSDNSLEALETYGDRVRVIQTGANLGFGSAVNRGVDVSHSAIVIAMNPDVVLQPDAVNTMVEFLNTHANVGMVGPKLKDADGQVLASCGEAPRLRDEICRKFLLHLLFPLLKFRRRRPSKPESVAWVTGACFAVRRCVLDAVNGLDEAIFMYYEDVDLGLCINRAGWQVMYLPHAEGIHIGGESSKQALTRMLVVSEASYAYFIAKHLGQWAARLLRLLRPIEMTLRTLLWGSVFLLAHSRRTEARARLRAYWFILTHGAVEEGP
- a CDS encoding O-antigen ligase family protein; this encodes MTLRTNFFDPAKPQLLVLICLGQVLLIALPFLVNDALAAILVLSLLSAIALLGSLTLSVLYLCFTAAVVPSWLYEDYLLLPMGFKFYEGLLVVVMGIAYLNYLLEGRWSWRRHTFLDRPMCVLLGLVLLSCLLGLIYGQSVSQMLRDVRYPLYYTLFFVVTWFFDVRRFSTFLHLFLLIAAIVGIEYLFEFLLQVDTDIAGGFVRIARLEGIVLPMGMLIIAAILLFETRAYRRAWAWGAILPIGLALVLTMGRGMWISLFVGLSILAALTVLDKQATPRRMSRLIIVALVPLLLLAMGYVFQQQTRAAVSDIALDRVTRSVEAVSGRLISYGNALEKIRQRPLLGGGHGETVTSLVTFPPPPQILTVGAVDNVYLTIGIRMGLVGIAAFLWVFGFALWRSYRLFQQSSDTRVRLFCAAFIAIYAALLVYGMADATLFANRLIFIHATFLGLIARLVAEEKNNA